The following proteins are co-located in the Besnoitia besnoiti strain Bb-Ger1 chromosome Unknown contig00007, whole genome shotgun sequence genome:
- a CDS encoding adaptin n terminal region domain-containing protein (encoded by transcript BESB_074650), translated as MSCKLREFIRNIRAAKTAADERAVVSKECAEIRTAFKEGDSRYRHRNVAKVLFISMLGYPTQFAQLECLKLLASPRFAEKRVGYLGLSCLLDEQSEVLMLATNSIKNDLQHPNQYVNGLALTALGNIGTAEMCGAIMTQVEDLLRCSNPFIRKKAALCGVRLVKRVDDCEEKLVACLPALLADRNHGVLISACALITALVEKNPGLVDGLRSHIQSLVKSLKACLTAGYAHAAEYDIAGITDPFLQCRLLRVLALLAKGDSASSASLSDVLAHVATNTEGAKNVGNSVLYECVRTIMTVEDDPGLRVLGVNILGRFLSSRELNVKYVALGTLQQVVRVDSKAVMRHRDILLDCLKDQDLSLRRRAVEVIFCLITDDNVRGLVKELLNFLLMLNDAEFKQLVINKIAAAAHRHAPTARWQIDTLFKVMTLAGNSVDDAITYSFVDLVVSTPPLHSYVVHKFFFSLQDSLSNNAALWQAGMYCIGEFGDLLVKPEKDHLLGPNGNSGSVTQEMLRISPRQVSDLLVCFADQLPSLPHAKRVVLTQALLTAAAKLASRLPSERENLVALLKRFEASSSVEVQQRSLEYVALLVSEEWKDNTGLFDRMPVCDPAKLSARRSLGSLGSVPASSSGLLASRSGSVEGLGPSPSRPVGDVWFDATDVPLDVGSPAAGVSEEGESKAATRASRAPRAEAAAEERHAQRNGVESGSAKPAGGDLLDLDDLLSLGSSPPAAAAPAAGGARVGASGKLDTPSPAGGAGAAAGRPSASTNMDILVDLLEGTSVSSAPPRGTVAPPAPSSLGDGAGLSASPVVEFICSRQGGGSPGCALPGELQGADDSARIRAEFRNRGWKQITNLLFEAAVPKYLKLTIRPATGTSVPPNGAGVVTQDMHVCFGDGEMAGGAKPLLMKCRISFNKDGALVQKFVNVADFPAGLLA; from the exons ATGAGCTGCAAGCTGCGGGAGTTCATTCGCAACATTCGCGCGGCCAAGACCGCTGCAGACGAAAGAGCCGTCGTCTCAAAAGAATGCGCCGAGATACGGACAGCTTTCAAA gagggagacagcCGCTACCGTCACCGGAATGTGGCGAAGGTCCTTTTTATTTCCATGCTGGGCTACCCGACTCAGTTTGCTCAGCTGGAGTGTCTGAAGCtgctggcgtctccgcgctttGCCGAGAAGCGTGTCGGCTACTTGGGGTTGAGCTGTCTGCTAGACGAGCAGTCAGAGGTGCTCATGCTGGCGACAAACAGCATCAAGAACGACTTGCAGCATCCGAATCAGTACGTGAACGGCTTGGCGCTCACCGCTCTAGGCAACATCGGCACGGCGGAGATGTGTGGCGCGATCATGACTCAGGTCGAGGACCTGCTGCGTTGCAGCAACCCGTTCATTCGGAAGAAGGCCGCCCTGTGTGGGGTCAGGCTCGTGAAGCGCGTGGATGACTGCGAGGAGAAactcgtcgcctgccttcctgcgctgctcgcggaCCGAAACCACGGCGTCCTcatctctgcatgcgcgctcaTCACGGCGCTGGTTGAGAAGAACCCCGGTCTCGTGGACGGCTTGCGATCGCACATTCAATCTCTCGTCAAAAGCCTCAAGGCCTGCCTCACAGCGGGCTACGCCCACGCTGCAGAATACGACATCGCCGGCATCACTGACCCTTTCCTCCAGTGCAGACTCCTGAGGgttctcgcccttctcgccaAG ggGGACTCAGCGTCGAGTGCGTCGCTAAGTGATGTGCTCGCTCACGTCGCAACGAACACAGAAGGAGCTAAGAACGTCGGCAACAGTGTCCTTTACGAATGCGTTAGGACCATTATGACGGTTGAAGATGATCCTG GGCTCCGCGTTCTGGGAGTCAACATCCTTGGAAggttcctctcctctcgagAACTGAATGTTAAATACGTCGCCCTTGGAACTCTTCAGCAAGTTGTCAGAGTCGACAGCAAGGCCGTCATGCGTCATCGAGATATTCTGCTTGACTGTCTCAAG GACCAGGATCTGTCTctacggcggcgcgcggtggAGGTTATTTTCTGTCTGATCACGGACGACAATGTCCGAGGCTTGGTCAAGGAGCTCCTGAACTTCCTGCTGATGCTGAACGATGCGGAATTCAAGCAGCTCGTCATCAACAAAatcgccgcggctgctcacCGCCACGCGCCAACGGCGCGCTGGCAGATCGATACGCTCTTCAAAGTCATGACCCTAGCAG GCAACTCGGTCGACGACGCGATCACGTATTCCTTCGTTGATTTGGTTGTCTCGACGCCTCCTCTCCACAGCTACGTCGTCCACAAattcttcttttctctgcaggaCTCTCTCTCGAACAACGCTGCACTCTGGCAG GCCGGCATGTACTGCATCGGCGAGTTTGGCGACTTGCTGGTGAAGCCCGAGAAAGACCATCTGCTGGGGCCGAATGGCAACAGTGGGAGCGTGACGCAAGAAATGTTAAGAATTTCGCCGCGCCAGGTCTCCGACCTCCTCGTGTGTTTCGCTGACCAGTTGCCGTCCCTTCCCCACGCGAAGCGCGTTGTGCTCACGCAGGCCCTTctgactgcggcggcgaagctcgcgtctcgcctgccgtcCGAG CGGGAGAACTTGGTGGCTTTGCTCAAGCGCTTCgaggccagcagcagcgtcgAAGTCCAGCAGAGAAGTTTGGAGTACGTCGCGCTCCTGGTATCCGAAGAATGGAAAGACAACACGGGCCTGTTCGACCGCATGCCAGTCTGCGACCCCGCGAAGTTGTCCGCAAGGCGCAGTTTGGGAAGTCTGGGCAGCGtgcccgcctcgtcgtcggggctcctcgcctcgcgctccggGAGCGTCGAGGGCCTTgggccttcgccttcccgcCCCGTCGGCGATGTCTGGTTCGACGCCACTGACGTTCCCCTCGACGTGGGCAGTCCTGCGGCTGGGGTCagcgaggagggggagagcaAGGCGGCGACTCGGGcatcgagggcgccgcgcgcagaggctgccgcggaggagaggcacgcgcagcgaAATGGAGTCGAGAGCGGGAGCGCCAAGCCAGCAGGCGGAGATCTGCTCGATCTCGACGACCTCCTCAGCCTCGGGTCCTccccgccagccgcggcggcgccagcagcaggtgGTGCGCGCGTGGGTGCATCTGGGAAGTTGGACACTCCGTCGCCAGCTGGAGGCgccggggctgcggcggggcggccgaGTGCCAGCACAAACATGGACATTCTCGTCGATCTTTTGGAAGGcacgtctgtctcctcggcgcctcctcgcggaaCCGTCGCACCTCCAGCGCCGTCGTCCttgggcgacggcgcaggtCTGTCGGCGAGCCCAGTCG TCGAGTTCATCTGCTCACGCCAGGGAGGGGGCAGCCCGGGCTGCGCGCTTCCCGGCGAACTTCAGGGGGCAGACGACAGCGCGCGCATCAGGGCGGAATTCCGAAATCGCGGATGGAAGCAGATCACGAATCTTTTATTCGAGGCTGCCGTGCCCAAGTACCTGAAGCTGACAATCCGGCCTGCCACCGGGACAAGTGTGCCGCCCAATGGGGCGGGGGTCGTGACGCAAGACATGCACGTCTGCTTCGGAGACGGGGAAatggcgggcggcgcgaagccgctgcTCATGAAGTGCAGAATCTCTTTTAACAAAGACGGCGCTCTCGTACAGAAATTCGTGAATGTCGCAGACTTTCCAGCGGGACTGCTCGCCTGA
- a CDS encoding Sel1 repeat-containing protein (encoded by transcript BESB_074670) yields MRDGSGARRRRERRLLASALALLVLCSAQTCAALRRELGRRPTPEGERGWTTREGEAASEDAGVKREEGSERMEKRRTEERAEDSRVTKKAKEGLKEAGEALERLLPTLQAQQHEAFLNVSPARTQKLTTALELKYGENGHTVDLKKATQLLQELAEEEVHDAATAQALYELGDLQIRGYPGVLRRITRDLNRAVEHFRASALFGYGPALHALGVAYAIGLGSLEPNEAEAARLHYLASLTDYIPAILAMGFRFLYGDGVAADCETALRYYKFAAERTVQFLAPGQDDGSAALFPPPPLGDSDRLTEQTDAQWRELQTVQTQQKEILQYWEHQAKDGNPMAQYELAKLREQQQPAEATPSGSRSPEAENQDAERMRQVAELYEASGKQGLAPALRDLGLLYLQGQGVERSFPKAIECLKQAAELGDPESQNYLGYLYYFGTNAPSPSPSASHLAPDLQPFSAPSSSPPLSASSSSASDDAFSIPRNETLAVHYFRQAALKEFPEALFFLGEIEVEGYTAAEARGEAADRGRAAKPSRARREAEGEHAEDDAQERRRGGPAGGEKEAAGRAEKGRRDRHEFRAETDTRAKPAERKRRRTNTLGTAAGSLVKALRFYQRAADGGYILAAWREGQLLEAGKGAPRSCEDATLAYKLVAEAGPLVDDIRKGFTQYVSGDLEGALLTYAFAAEEGFEVAQANAAFLYTRFRPSWEFAPLKRSPPQPKAARSERPPRRPRVSVQDPPQGSRDGERDPSAPDESPSFWSFVGNLLWGAKRPERRMRDAKSADATKARREPRAAVADPDPPQRAPEQGRRYAGASEGDEEEAGGCAETGVAADGQASRSWSFSWRGDRAEEVEPSLPENGEARAKRRWWSRGPGETDGENGAQTSAFGPSRDERRRGEELEGDRHTTVDPPAPRLPQIYRMWNRAALQGNPEALREIAQLHIKGSADGVVVASPELSAEVLKISAAHGDVKSLPILASLYESGTSVTPPLYGRAIDLLKIYAEGEEAHAAAGPQQILRSGAAAPWQGWRKALQRRFKRWGLAAQIGRLTVKDKWARRREERGEKAAGVASILKHMWWRTKREK; encoded by the exons aTGAGGGATGGAAGTGGAGcccggagacgcagagagcggcgcctgctggcatctgctctcgcgcttcttgtCCTTTGCTCGGCGCAGACATGCGCCGCCCTGAGGCGCGAGTTGGGGCGAAGACCAAcgccggagggcgagcgcggctggaCGACTCGCGAAGGtgaggcagcgagcgaggacgctggggtgaagcgagaagaaggcagcgagcgaaTGGAAAAAAGGCGAACGGAGGAAAGGGCGGAAGACAGCCGCgtgacgaagaaggcgaaagaggGACTGAAGGAAG cgggcgaggcccTGGAGCGGCTGCTCCCGACGCTCCAGGCCCAGCAGCACGAGGCGTTCCTGAACGTCAGCcctgcgcggacgcagaagcTGACCACCGCGCTCGAGCTCAA ATATGGTGAGAACGGGCACACCGTCGACTTGAAGAAAgccacgcagctgctgcaggaacTG GCTGAAGAGGAAGTCCACGACGCAGCCACTGCACAGGCGCTGTACGAGTTGGGAGACCTTCAAATTCGAG GGTATCCAGGTGTGCTGAGGCGCATTACACGCGATCTGAACCGCGCAGTGGAGCACTTTCGTGCGTCGGCTCTCTTTGGCTACGGACCAGCGCTGCACGCTCTCGGCGTGGCGTACGCGATCGGCCTGGGCTCCCTCGAG CCTAATGAagccgaggctgcgcgacTGCACTACCTCGCCTCTTTGACGGATTATATTCCGGCGATCCTCGCCATGGGCTTTCG GTTCCTCTACGGTGacggcgtcgctgcagatTGCGAGACTGCCCTAAGGTACTACAAG TTCGCTGCGGAGCGAACTGTTCAATTTCTGGCCCCAGGACAAGACGAcgggagcgccgcgctgtTCCCTCCGCCACCGCTCGGAGACTCCGACCGTCTCACCGAGCAAACCGACGCTCAGtggcgcgagctgcagacggttcagacgcagcag AAAGAAATTCTGCAGTACTGGGAGCACCAGGCCAAGGACGGAAACCCGATGGCGCAGTACGAGCTCGCAAAGCTCCGCGAACAGCAGCAACCTGCGGAGGCCACCCCGTCTGGCAGCCGCTCGCCTGAAGCGGAAAACCaagacgcggagagaat GCGCCAAGTTGCGGAGCTGTACGAGGCGAGCGGCAAGCAAGGTCTCGCCCCCGCGCTCAGAGACTTAGGGCTTCTCTATCTCCAGGGGCAAGGCGTGGAACGCAGCTTCCCAAAGGCTATCGAATGCCTGAAGCAG GCCGCAGAGCTGGGCGACCCAGAGTCTCAGAACTACCTCGGCTATTTGTACTACTTTGGCACCAACGCTCCGAgtccgtcgccttcggcctcgcaCCTCGCCCCGGACCTCCAGCCGTTCTcagcgccgtcgtcttcgccacccctttctgcgtcttcctcttcggcgtctgaTGACGCGTTTTCGATTCCACGGAACGAGACCCTTGCTGTGCACTACTTCCGGCAGGCTGCGCTGAAGGAGTTTCCCGAGgcgctcttctttctcggcgAAATAGAGGTCGAGGGATACACAGCCGCGGAAGCCCgtggagaggccgccgacagaggccgcgccgccaagcccagccgcgccagacgcgaggccgaaggcgagcatgcagaggacgacgcccAGGAGAGACGGAGGGGAGGCCCTGCAGGCGGGGAGAAAGAGGCTgcaggacgcgcggagaagggacgcagagacaggcacgAGTTTCGTGCAGAGACcgacacgcgcgcgaagcccgcggagaggaaacgGCGACGAACCAACACGCTAGGCACTGCCGCG GGCAGCCTCGTCAAGGCCCTGCGTTTCTACCAGCGCGCGGCCGACGGCGGATACATCCTGGCCGCCTGGCGCGAAGGGCAGCTGTTGGAGGCGGGGAAGGGCGCACCGCGGAGCTGCGAAGACGCCACGCTG GCGTACAAGCTCGTAGCGGAGGCGGGACCGCTGGTCGACGACATTCGGAAAG GCTTCACGCAGTACGTGAGTGGCGACCTCGAAGGCGCGCTCTTGACTTATGCGttcgccgcggaagaaggctTCGAGGTCGCGCAGGCGAATGCCGCGTTTCTTTACACCCGTTTCCGTCCCTCGTGGGAATTCGCTCCCCTGaagcggtcgccgccgcagccgaaggCAGCCCGGTCTgagcgtccgccgcgcaggccgcgcgtcAGTGTCCAGGATCCCCCCCAGGGCTCACGAGACGGCGAACGCGACCCCTCGGCGCCCGACGAGTCGCCGTCCTTTTGGAGCTTCGTCGGTAACCTCTTATGgggggcgaagaggccggaGAGGAGGATGAGGGACGCGAAGTCTGCAgacgcgacgaaggcgcgacgcgaaCCCCgtgcggcggtcgcggatccagatccgccgcagcgcgcacCTGAGCAAGGGCGGCGGTATGCCGGAGCCAGCGAAGGCGATGAGGAAGAGGCTGGCGGGTGTGCTGAAACCGgggtcgccgccgacgggcAAGCGAGCCGCAGTTGGAGCTTCTCctggcgcggcgacagagcaGAAGAGGTTGAACCGAGTCTTCCCGAGAatggcgaggcgcgagccaaACGGCGATGGTGGAGCAGAGGCccgggagagacagacgggGAGAACGGCGCGCAGACCAGCGCCTTCGGTCCGTCGCGGGACGAACGCAGAAGGGGAGAAGAACTGGAAGGAGACCGCCACACGACAGTCGATCCCCcagctcctcgcctgccgcaaATCTACCGCATGTGGAATAGAGCCGCGCTGCAAGGGAATCCGGAGGCGCTCAGAGAGATCGCGCAGCTCCACATCAAAGGCAG cgccgacggcgtcgtcgtcgccagcCCCGAGCTCTCTGCAGAAGTTCTGAAAATTTCTGCCGCCCACGGCGATGTCAA ATCGCTCCCcatcctcgcctccctctaTGAATCCGGAACATCTGTGACGCCTCC ACTGTATGGTCGCGCGATCGACCTGCTCAAGATCTAtgccgaaggcgaggaagcgcatgcggcggcagggCCTCAGCAGATTCTCCGgtcaggcgcggcggcgccctggcAAGGTTGGcgcaaggcgctgcagcgtcgcttCAAGCGATGGGGCTTGGCCGCCCAGATCGGTCGCCTGACGGTGAAAGACAAGTGGGcaaggcggcgcgaagaacgcggcgagaaggccgcaggGGTGGCAAGCATCCTCAAGCACATGTGGTGGCGCACGAAGCGGGAAAAATGA
- a CDS encoding uncharacterized protein (encoded by transcript BESB_074660) — protein MFAVAVGTEELPPGQRGAQCPAALPHGKVAAVFYSSSKSCASEGYYVPGVGSTRALRAAHEQERRKNLVKWACTVSYVSIFMSVVFGVASMACGVMGDIILSLVALALETWIDMLSSVAVLWRFQDDEEPGPGVPAVLHPPVPFGRGCSSPVSFMKREESSVSTAVLPSTKSGAQKPKPSGVSSPARPPCSSKVSPSSPVAAALTPPCSSRSCTPPASGSPLPLCGRPERDSKDTHTRLELQAPLSLPGPSTDVEARGSSAATTPPSDSVATAARFWFSGDASPQGASTPTAESAGRPKSAPTPRADSLPPLSRGLSYAARERRSSMAVGCLFVGLAIWVSVQALFDLVATRAPRGHAVPQAEQAHQFSQELSTEYRSALLTCVLCWPSALIFGALALAKFDLAARLRSQVLGRDAMCSAFGVALSLVAGIVNFIALARIGYSSGSPHREPAAAVSTRDLTSYDAVAALVIGVLMLLEGVRTIATNWSPTRLESLTGNHVRVVASTSAYSEACSLSPLPADPRKG, from the exons ATGTTTGCTGTCGCTGTGGGCACTGAAGAACTGCCTCCGGGGCAGAGAGGAGCTCAGTGTCCGGCGGCTCTGCCGCACGGTAAGGTTGCTGCCGTATTCTACAGCTCGTCCAAATCATGCGCATCTGAAGGCTATTATGTGCCCGGAGTGGGCAGCACGCGGGCCTTGCGGGCTGCGCATGAACaggaaaggagaaaaaatCTCGTCAAATGGGCCTGCACCGTCTCGTACGTCTCCATCTTCATGAGCGTCGTTTTCGGCGTGGCGTCCATGGCCTGCGGCGTCAT GGGAGACATTATTTTGTCTCTCGTCGCGCTTGCCCTGGAGACCTGGATCGACATGCTCTCTTCTGTAGCTGTGCTGTGGCGTTTccaagacgacgaagagccgG GGCCTGGTGTGCCGGCCGTTCTTCATCCCCCCGTGCCCTTCGGGCGAGGTTGCTCTTCGCCTGTGTCGTTCATGAAACGGGAGGAGTCGTCGGTCTCGACTGCTGTTCTGCCTTCTACAAAGTCCGGAGCACAGAAGCCGAAACCGAGCGGTgtgtcgtcgcctgcgaggccgccctGTTCGTCCAAGgtctctccgtcgtcgcccgtgGCTGCTGCGTTGACGCCGCCGTGCTCGTCACGTTCCTGCACGCCTCCCGCCAgcgggtcgccgctgcctctctgcggcaggcCTGAGAGGGACTCCAAAGATACGCACACGCGActggagctgcaggcgcctctgtcCCTGCCAGGGCCGTCGACTGACGTGGAGGCTCGTGGCAGCTCAGCCGCGACCACGCCGCCGTCAGACAGCGTGGCTACTGCTGCACGCTTCTGGTTTAGCGGCGatgcgtcgccgcagggcgcctcGACGCCAACGGCAGAGAGCGCGGGACGACCGAAGAGCGCACCTACGCCGCGAGCCGACTCGCTGCCGCCATTGAGCCGAGGTCTGTCgtacgcggcgcgcgagcggcgctcgTCGATGGCTGTCGGCTGCCTCTTTGTGGGTCTCGCAATCTGGGTCTCAGTGCAGGCCCTCTTTGACCTTGTcgcgactcgcgcgcctcgcggacaCGCGGTTCCACAGGCTGAACAGGCCCATCAGTTCTCGCAGGAACTCTCCACGGAATACCGTTCCGCGCTTCTCACGTGCGTGCTGTGCTGGCCGAGTGCGCTGATCTTTGGCGCGCTTGCTCTTGCCAAATTCGATCTCGCCGCCCGTCTCCGCAGTCAGGTCCTCGG GCGAGATGCAATGTGCTCCGCGTTCGGCGTTGCACTGTCCCTTGTTGCGGGAATCGTCAATTTCATCGCCCTGGCACGCATCGGCTATAGTTCGGGTTCTCCGCATAGAGAACCTGCTGCCGCCGTTTCCACGCGGGAC CTGACGAGCTACGACGCTGTTGCTGCGCTGGTGATCGGCGTGCTGATGCTGCTCGAGGGCGTCCGAACGATCGCGACGAACTGGAGTCCGACGCGGCTGGAATCGCTGACTGGAAATCACGTCCGCGTTGTGGCGAGCACCAGCGCCTACTCGGAAGCGTgttccctctcgcctctACCAGCAGACCCACGCAAAGGTTAG
- a CDS encoding uncharacterized protein (encoded by transcript BESB_074640), with amino-acid sequence MHQRAIVCTMCGGKFFPASLGFHQKVCAKKQGYILLPCPYCSEEVPKPELDEHMKKTCKKAPKQQKKNAGTAGENRFVGGAVKDLSELLDDQGRMQCSVCQRWFLQDRIGKHQNICRAIEAKHQGKPQPVFDSFKQRQFDPLIRPAAQAASELHRAGPSPDATASIPAARSSYGGMPEALDEAHKPAAPSSRCSRASPVGGKGALTVSNRAARHAAESKPSSPVSGKEQPRERETARGSTSRLAPAISGNRRHSSSRRSSATTSASPTGLRPPSGAAARSLSQGTLVAREKERTPTARGDARSSPATRHPASRSPRLGHEGELGSASHMQVAGSAGKSPRRGTGRETAPRSSLGGGCPELPSPSTGSGSRLAGRAASRPSAPFLSSARGETSHGGLGGGGAILDTNESSMDNPLAYPTYPGGHYDATGSTRGFQDASLRMQGSLMEMQRRQPMAGSARAGSGGGILPTNETSADNPLAYPSYYRRGNGSFQAR; translated from the coding sequence ATGCATCAACGAGCAATTGTGTGTACCATGTGCGGGGGGAAATTCTTTCCCGCGAGCCTCGGGTTCCATCAGAAGGTGTGTGCAAAGAAGCAGGGCTATATTTTGCTGCCCTGCCCATACTGCAGCGAAGAAGTGCCGAAGCCCGAACTCGACGAGCACATGAAGAAAACGTGCAAAAAGGCTCCAAAACAGCAGAAAAAGAACGCTGGAACTGCTGGTGAAAACCGGTTCGTAGGAGGTGCTGTGAAGGACCTCAGTGAACTCTTGGATGACCAAGGCAGGATGCAGTGTTCTGTCTGTCAACGCTGGTTTCTCCAGGATCGTATCGGGAAACACCAGAACATCTGCCGCGCCATCGAGGCGAAACACCAAGGGAAGCCTCAGCCAGTCTTTGATTCCTTCAAGCAGAGACAATTCGATCCTCTCATACGCCCAGCGGCACAAGCTGCGAGCGAGCTACACCGTGCGGGGCCGAGCCCAGACGCCACGGCATCCATCCCTGCTGCCAGATCTTCCTACGGGGGGATGCCTGAGGCgctcgacgaggcgcacAAGCCCGCAGCTCCGTCGTCTCGCTGCTCTCGTGCAAGTCCCGTGGGCGGGAAAGGCGCCTTGACTGTGTCAAACAGAGCAGCGAGACACGCGGCTGAGTCCAAACCGTCCTCGCCTGTTTCTGGTAAGGAGCAgccacgagagagagagactgctCGCGGAAGCacttcgcgtctcgctccaGCGATCTCAGGCAATCGCCGCCActcttcctcgcgtcgctcgtcCGCCACCACATCTGCTTCGCCAACAGGTTTGCGCCCGCCgtcaggcgccgcagccaggtCTCTGTCCCAGGGGACTTTGGTTGCACGGGAAAAGGAGAGGACACCCACCGCTAGGGGCGACGCCCGATCGTCGCCAGCGACTCGGCATCCGGCTAgtcggtcgccgcggctgggGCATGAAGGCGAACTCGGGAGCGCCTCCCACATGCAGGTGGCGGGCAGCGCAGGAAAGAGCCCACGGCGCGGGACTGGAAGGGAAACGGCGCCAAGAAGCAGCCTTGGGGGCGGGTGTCCAGAACTACCTTCACCCAGCACAGGAAGCGGAAGCCGGCTAGCAGGTCGAGCGGCGAGCAGACCGTCGGCTCCGTTTCTATCTTCCGCGAGAGGTGAGACATCGCACGGAGGCCTagggggcggcggagcgatTCTCGATACTAACGAAAGCTCGATGGACAACCCGCTCGCGTATCCAACTTACCCTGGGGGGCACTACGACGCAACTGGGAGCACACGAGGTTTTCAGGACGCCTCTCTGCGAATGCAGGGGTCCCTGATGGAGATGCAACGGCGCCAGCCCATGGCGGGCAgtgcgcgcgccggctcTGGAGGCGGAATCCTCCCCACGAACGAAACATCTGCCGACAATCCGCTGGCTTACCCGTCGTACTATCGCAGAGGCAATGGCAGTTTCCAGGCGCGGTGA
- a CDS encoding uncharacterized protein (encoded by transcript BESB_074680) codes for MSLPSSFRVYIHPTRRLPALLHSRLSSAFSSLSSPAAKSQLKESSARACSPLSPTRSSSSKRRVEAASPSFSSLKASYAPRSAFPRVSAHTEGNPQRRDSGCISSAHSSFPLPPSLPSRVLRQYSDSAPVCFFPLSYSAGVSKGFVASAGRSQPSSVAGMSPPVCSRLVSPLRSSPFACRTFASVASLAACEALHSQTQSGVLPSTSAFSAAVEGLKQDFPFLLASPSADASSLSTPASQQALSASIYHLLMALNRTLPLASVVTTSPSPPSASPASQAAADACFALFLPFVVPKKDKRTPAFLLCSSPLLSCLSGPATVSLFLFFALSSALSRQSLAATPSAAPCGASSAVGALSKEDLTCSLSLFGSLLSLRERDLSNEDLLLIRIGLEALGIRGKRHPLLLALRDGGRSGEELAADFFALLPLHPGVTEETVWGAREGLAQGEGEAQEARGEEAAEADSDQDDNQFDEDEEAGDASSHKTQGGTRVKGEDLRSLSPLEREVSSLLFRLEKPHEVLPTTLGPFVYTLRNAKKKELFLCQHERDFYKNESTRLVAHEQWRYLLAQLRGWKLTVVARECTWSLLSSQQAKEKALTEALRKSV; via the exons ATGTCTCTCCCCTCTTCGTTTcgggtgtacatacacccgaCGAGGCGCCTACCGGCGCTTTTGCACTCTCGACTgtcgtctgccttctcttctctgtcttctcccgCTGCGAAGTCCCAGCTGAAAGAATCATCTGCGCGTGCAtgctctcctctttctcccacccgttcttcttcctcgaaAAGGCGCGTAGAAGCAGCCTCCCCttcgttctcctctctcaAAGCTTCGTATGCCCCTCGTTCAGCTTTCCCACGGGTGTCCGCTCATACCGAGGGGAACCCTCAACGGAGAGACTCCGGATGTATTTCATCCGCGCACTCGTCCTTTCCATTGCCAccttctctcccctctcgcgTCTTGCGCCAGTACTCTGACTCTGCTCCCGTCTGCTTCTTTCCTTTGTCGTATTCAGCGGGAGTCTCTAAAGGGTTCGTTGCCTCAGCCGGCCGCTCCCAACCCTCTTCTGTGGCGGGCATGTCGCCTCCCGTCTGCAGTCGTTtagtctctcctctccgttcTTCTCCGTTCGCGTGTCGCACGttcgcgtctgtcgcttctctcgcagcGTGTGAGGCGCTGCACAGTCAAACGCAGTCTGGCGTCCTCCCTTCTACGTcggccttctccgctgctgtcGAGGGCTTGAAGCAAGACTTCcctttccttctcgcctctccctctgcagaTGCATCCTCTCTCTCTACGCCGGCTTCTCAACAggctctctccgcttccaTCTACCACTTGTTGATGGCCCTGAACCgcactctccctctcgcctccgttGTCACgacttcgccgtctcctccatCGGCCTCGCCAGCTTCTCAGGCGGCGGCTGacgcctgcttcgccttgTTTCTTCCTTTTGTAGTCCCGAAGAAAGACAAGAGGACCCCCGCTTTCCTGCTTTGCTCGTCGCCCCTGCTTTCGTGTCTCTCAGGACCTGCCACGgtctcgctcttcctcttcttcgcgctctcctctgcgctgagTCGGCAGTCGCTCGCCGCAACCCCCAGTGCGGCGCCttgcggcgcgtcctccgcggttGGAGCTCTCAGCAAAGAGGACCTCacttgctctctctctctctttgggTCACTGCTTAGCCTACGGGAAAGGGACTTGAGCAACGAAGACCTCCTGCTCATACGCATCGGCCTGGAGGCGCTTGGAATCCGTGGAAAGCGACacccgctgctgctggcactgcgcgacggcggcagatCCGGCGAAGAACTTGCCGCAGACTTCTTCGCCCTGCTGCCTCTTCACCCTGGGGTCACCGAGGAGACAGTGTGGGGTGCGCGCGAGGGACtggcgcagggcgagggcgaggcccaggaggcgcgcggagaggaggcagcggaggcagacagcgacCAAGACGACAACCAGTTcgatgaagacgaggag gccggcgacgcgtcgtcACACAAGACGCAGGGAGGGACGCGTGTGAAAGGTGAAGATCTCCGCAGCCTGTCGCCACTGGAGAGAGAagtgtcttctctcctcttccgcctggAGAAGCCGCACGAGGTCCTGCCGACGACTCTCGGACCGTTCGTCTACACGCTGAGGaatgcgaagaagaag GAGCTCTTCCTCTGTCAGCATGAGCGTGACTTCTACAAAAACGAGTCGACTCGTCTCGTCGCCCACGAGCAGTGGAG ATAtctgctggcgcagctgcgaggcTGGAAGCTGACTGTGGTCGCCCGCGAGTGTACGTGGagcctcctctcttcgcagcaggcgaaggagaaggcgctgaCGGAGGCTCTGCGGAAAAGCGTGTGA